The following proteins come from a genomic window of Scomber japonicus isolate fScoJap1 chromosome 4, fScoJap1.pri, whole genome shotgun sequence:
- the sall4 gene encoding sal-like protein 4, translating into MSRRKQAKPQHIDSDEPGSLENGIHRDDQADETGNEVKRFRMDETRICNKCCAEFFDEAEFLEHERNCTKSHQVLIMKDGDGSEMPEEYSRGSPEGLPSDHDDSQSSGNSLSNVNSDQLERTEEESSMNIDDSGQQDRAEMSDSPEMTFHPSPEMQDTNVTLETMADTKVAVSQHSSNNTSLTSSQEAVQTIPMILEQLVCLQQQQLQQIQLTEQIRIQVAMMTPQGLQSSVVAAMDPLKALGAHLSQQLSAAAALIGKRTGSQSLSIETMKQGKLPLPTSIPTSLPGGLGSMTSKIDNLKGIPDLASRLPALLPQSPGTIGFPSTFNGAGIDSSKKVKTKMLNLPQDSKNGDSLYKHKCRYCGKTFGNDSALQIHLRSHTGERPFKCNICGNRFTTKGNLKVHFQRHKDKYPNISMNPHPVPEHLDNIPTTSGIPFGMSVPMDESNMTEIKPILAPPAAGFHPSPIPGFKTTFEGFGGDPFSQRPSPSTSDGSPSVSSNVFGQETAMDGNPKDAKELLGALHHMNGNSLSGEQSSGTAKLQQMVDGLEKRTGDPNECVICHRVLSCQSSLKMHYRTHTGERPYKCKICGRAFSTKGNLKAHYGVHRANTPLKMQHSCPICQKKFTNAVVLQQHIRMHMGGQIPNTPMPENQFEAAEAMEPSLPDEKSMDTNGFEASMEDHEPELNSQQQNDSSDSLPPATEEQPKKLAAPALFSSLDVLKNLTSALALKRQSSTASESEGTSKESPSAPREQEYQNGRSPAISDSAMSFHSSSPVNHNMSSSSKSPESAAEEFARIGSKPDSDGGTQDGLETSGALDLTASSSFTPKVIKEEPGIPFTNGDYTPTSMPFMRLPSSLASLEMKIPPENPLGSHGLFSSHMPQGTAMPASISSAPRRSTKQHVCHTCNKNFSSASALQIHERTHTGEKPFACNICGRAFTTKGNLKVHIGTHMWNNSSRRGQRLSLDNPMALMAMSSEANMLPEIMQASKELAAPTMNFDPSLWNQYAAAFTGGLTMKTNEISVIQGGGIPLPGSPAGGPLIGSTGGLMKMDGSHSGLPATLAEIEKNSSDSVPKSQFPHFMEEGKIAVN; encoded by the exons ATGTCGAGGCGCAAGCAAGCCAAACCGCAGCACATCGACTCCGACGAGCCCGGGTCGTTAGAAAATG gGATTCATCGAGATGATCAAGCTGACGAGACTGGAAATGAAGTGAAGCGGTTCCGCATGGACGAGACCAGGATCTGCAACAAGTGTTGTGCTGAATTCTTCGATGAAGCAGAATTCCTTGAACACGAGAGGAATTGCACTAAAAGTCATCAAGTGCTCATCATGAAAGATGGAGATGGCAGTGAAATGCCTGAGGAATATTCGCGAGGGTCTCCTGAAGGCCTTCCTAGTGACCATGATGATAGCCAGTCCAGCGGTAATTCCCTTTCAAATGTCAATTCAGACCAACTGGAAAGAACTGAGGAAGAGTCCAGTATGAACATCGACGACTCAGGACAACAGGATCGGGCAGAGATGTCTGACAGCCCTGAGATGACTTTCCATCCCTCACCTGAAATGCAAGATACAAATGTCACTCTTGAAACCATGGCCGACACTAAAGTGGCTGTCTCCCAACATTCGTCAAATAATACATCTCTGACCTCGTCGCAGGAGGCCGTGCAGACCATCCCAATGATCTTAGAACAGTTGGTGTGTCTCCAGcaacagcagctacagcagATCCAGCTCACAGAACAGATTCGGATCCAAGTAGCCATGATGACTCCGCAGGGTCTCCAGTCATCAGTAGTAGCGGCAATGGACCCTCTGAAAGCCCTTGGTGCACATCTCTCTCAACAGCTGTctgctgcagcagctctgaTAGGGAAAAGGACCGGCAGTCAGAGCCTCTCTATTGAGACGATGAAGCAAGGTAAACTACCTCTGCCCACCAGCATCCCTACATCTCTACCTGGAGGACTGGGTTCAATGACTTCTAAAATTGACAATTTAAAGGGCATCCCAGATCTGGCCAGTCGTTTACCAGCACTACTGCCCCAGTCCCCAGGTACCATAGGGTTCCCTAGCACCTTCAATGGTGCAGGGATTGATTCCTCCAAAAAAGTGAAGACCAAGATGCTGAACCTCCCACAAGATTCAAAGAATGGGGACTCATTATACAAACACAAGTGTAGGTACTGTGGAAAGACCTTTGGCAATGACAGTGCTCTCCAGATTCACCTGCGTTCTCACACTGGAGAGAGGCCCTTCAAATGTAACATCTGCGGAAACCGCTTCACAACCAAAGGAAACCTCAAAGTGCATTTCCAGAGGCATAAAGACAAGTATCCTAACATTAGCATGAACCCTCATCCTGTGCCAGAGCACCTTGACAATATTCCCACCACTAGTGGCATTCCCTTTGGCATGTCTGTGCCCATGGATGAGTCAAATATGACGGAAATTAAACCTATCCTCGCCCCTCCAGCTGCTGGGTTCCACCCATCACCCATACCAGGATTCAAGACAACATTTGAAGGATTTGGAGGGGACCCATTTTCCCAGAGACCCTCCCCATCAACAAGTGATGGCTCCCCATCTGTTTCCTCGAATGTGTTTGGCCAAGAGACGGCAATGGACGGGAATCCAAAGGATGCTAAAGAACTGCTCGGAGCACTGCATCATATGAACGGCAATTCCCTATCAGGAGAACAAAGCTCTGGAACAGCAAAACTTCAGCAGATGGTAGATGGCCTAGAAAAGAGAACCGGTGATCCCAATGAATGTGTGATCTGCCATAGGGTGCTCAGTTGCCAGAGCTCACTGAAGATGCATTACCGCACACACACTGGCGAGAGGCCGTATAAATGCAAAATCTGTGGCCGTGCTTTCTCCACCAAAGGTAACCTCAAGGCTCATTATGGAGTGCACAGGGCTAACACTCCTCTTAAAATGCAGCATTCCTGTCCCATCTGCCAGAAGAAGTTCACCAATGCTGTGGTACTGCAGCAGCACATTCGCATGCACATGGGCGGGCAGATCCCCAACACTCCAATGCCAGAAAACCAGTTTGAAGCAGCGGAAGCAATGGAGCCATCTCTACCAGACGAGAAGTCCATGGATACCAATGGTTTTGAAGCAAGCATGGAAGATCATGAGCCCGAGCTGAACTCTCAGCAGCAAAATGACTCCTCTGATTCCCTCCCACCTGCCACTGAGGAACAACCAAAGAAGCTTGCTGCCCCCGCTTTGTTTTCCAGCCTAGATGTTTTGAAGAATCTCACCTCTGCTCTTGCACTGAAACGACAGAGTAGCACAGCTTCGGAGAGCGAGGGAACGTCCAAAGAATCCCCATCAGCTCCTAGGGAACAGGAATATCAAAATGGCCGTAGTCCTGCCATTTCTGATTCAGCCATGTCATTTCACTCGTCTTCCCCTGTAAACCACAAcatgagtagtagtagtaagtcTCCTGAGTCAGCTGCTGAGGAGTTTGCCCGCATCGGGTCAAAACCAGACTCTGATGGTGGCACTCAAGATGGACTTGAGACAAGTGGAGCCCTTGACCTCACAGCTTCCAGCAGCTTTACACCCAAAGTAATCAAAGAAGAACCAGGCATACCCTTCACAAATGGAGACTACA CTCCTACTAGCATGCCTTTCATGAGGTTACCATCAAGCCTGGCCAGCTTGGAAATGAAGATTCCTCCAGAGAATCCTTTGGGGTCTCATGGTTTGTTCAGCTCCCACATGCCTCAGGGAACAGCCATGCCCGCGTCCATCTCCTCCGCACCGAGACGATCAACCAAACAGCATGTGTGTCATACCTGTAACAAGAACTTCTCATCCGCCAGTGCCTTGCAGATACACGAGCGCACTCATACAGGGGAGAAGCCTTTTGCTTGCAACATCTGTGGCAGGGCGTTCACCACCAAGGGAAACCTAAAG gtGCATATTGGCACCCACATGTGGAACAACTCATCGCGGCGTGGTCAGCGCCTGTCCCTGGATAATCCCATGGCCCTGATGGCAATGAGCTCAGAGGCTAACATGTTACCAGAAATCATGCAGGCCTCTAAAGAACTGGCTGCCCCAACAATGAACTTTGACCCATCTCTGTGGAACCAGTACGCTGCTGCCTTCACTGGCGGCCTCACCATGAAAACCAATGAGATTTCTGTCATCCAGGGTGGTGGCATCCCCCTCCCTGGGAGTCCTGCCGGTGGGCCTCTGATTGGATCCACTGGAGGCCTCATGAAGATGGATGGATCTCACTCCGGCTTGCCTGCCACCTTGGCTGAAATTGAGAAGAACAGCTCTGACAGTGTGCCAAAATCCCAGTTCCCACATTTCATGGAAGAGGGAAAAATTGCAGTTAATTAA